The Streptomyces sp. DH-12 genome has a window encoding:
- a CDS encoding sugar ABC transporter permease — MSSNVTSGGRRPPRTGRGGARRSGLGRLGPLPWIGPAVLLIVAVVLWPVYEMVRTSFLKISVSGFVRGWAGLDKYRQLFDEPDLGSVITATVVWTVGVVALTMVISLVLAQLFDQRFPGRRVTRWALIAPWAASVLMTAIGFKWMLDRTAGVLNTVMTDLGIIDSPRDWLGDPATAWPWMMFVAVFVSLPFTTYTLLAGLQTVPGEVYEAARVDGAGVWQTYRRITLPLLRPAFLVGVVINLINVFNSFPVIWGMTRGGPDSDTATTTVFMYQLKSSDIGESAAMSVVNFALVVVMVAAFLKVSRWNQEEA, encoded by the coding sequence GTGTCCAGCAATGTCACCTCCGGCGGCCGCAGGCCGCCCCGCACCGGCCGGGGCGGCGCCCGCCGCTCCGGCCTCGGCCGGCTGGGGCCGCTGCCCTGGATCGGCCCCGCCGTCCTGCTCATCGTGGCCGTCGTGCTGTGGCCGGTCTACGAGATGGTCCGCACCTCGTTCCTGAAGATCAGCGTCAGCGGCTTCGTCCGGGGCTGGGCGGGCCTGGACAAGTACCGGCAGCTGTTCGACGAGCCGGACCTCGGCTCCGTGATCACCGCCACCGTCGTGTGGACCGTCGGCGTGGTCGCGCTGACGATGGTGATCTCCCTGGTACTGGCCCAGCTGTTCGACCAGCGGTTCCCCGGGCGCCGGGTGACCCGGTGGGCGCTCATCGCCCCGTGGGCGGCGTCCGTGCTGATGACCGCCATCGGCTTCAAGTGGATGCTCGACCGGACCGCCGGCGTGCTGAACACGGTGATGACCGACCTCGGCATCATCGACTCCCCCAGGGACTGGCTGGGCGACCCGGCGACCGCCTGGCCCTGGATGATGTTCGTCGCGGTCTTCGTCTCCCTGCCGTTCACCACGTACACACTGCTCGCCGGGCTGCAGACGGTGCCCGGCGAGGTGTACGAGGCGGCGCGCGTGGACGGGGCCGGCGTGTGGCAGACGTACCGCCGGATCACGCTGCCGCTGCTGCGGCCGGCGTTCCTGGTCGGCGTGGTCATCAACCTGATCAACGTCTTCAACTCGTTCCCCGTGATCTGGGGCATGACCCGGGGCGGCCCGGACAGCGACACGGCGACCACCACGGTGTTCATGTACCAGCTCAAGAGCTCCGACATCGGGGAGTCCGCGGCCATGTCGGTCGTCAACTTCGCCCTGGTCGTCGTGATGGTGGCGGCCTTCCTCAAGGTCAGCCGCTGGAACCAGGAGGAGGCGTGA
- a CDS encoding extracellular solute-binding protein: MLVLSAACAAGALVLTACGGGGAGESGDGTVTLKLVAADYGDKASNSSTVYWEDVARRFEAANPDIKVDVQVVNWNDIDAQVKTMIQSGNVPDVLQTGGYADKVADDLLHKAEEVLSPATRDNLVDTFAEAGEVDGVQYGIPFVSSARALFYNKKLFADAGLTEPPKSWADLRAAAEAIKKKNPDVIPYALPLGPEEAQGETLVWELGNGGGYTAADGKYTLDSKANVETFQWLRANLVEPGLTYSNPAATDRKTAFADFAAGKVGMLNGHPSLIQMSKDGDVDYGVAPIPGKDGALDSTLGVADWVMAFKDRGHREEIKKFLDFAYSKENTLKFDEMYNLMPVTEDTLQEMTSSGKHKDLEPFFELLPKASFYPLGDTSWDAVSAEIKKSGGTAVEEDPAEVLGELQKKAEQIAAGQ; the protein is encoded by the coding sequence ATGCTCGTCCTCTCGGCGGCCTGTGCGGCCGGTGCCCTGGTCCTGACCGCGTGCGGCGGCGGTGGCGCCGGGGAGTCCGGGGACGGAACCGTGACCCTGAAGCTCGTCGCGGCCGATTACGGCGACAAGGCGTCGAACAGCTCCACCGTCTACTGGGAGGACGTGGCGCGGCGCTTCGAGGCCGCCAACCCGGACATCAAGGTCGATGTGCAGGTCGTCAACTGGAACGACATCGACGCGCAGGTCAAGACGATGATCCAGAGCGGCAACGTGCCGGACGTCCTGCAGACCGGCGGCTACGCCGACAAGGTCGCCGACGACCTCCTCCACAAGGCCGAGGAGGTGCTGTCCCCCGCCACCCGCGACAACCTGGTCGACACGTTCGCCGAGGCGGGCGAGGTGGACGGCGTGCAGTACGGCATCCCCTTCGTCTCCTCCGCCCGCGCCCTGTTCTACAACAAGAAGCTCTTCGCCGACGCCGGCCTCACCGAGCCCCCGAAGAGCTGGGCGGACCTCCGGGCGGCCGCCGAGGCGATCAAGAAGAAGAACCCGGACGTCATTCCGTACGCGCTGCCGCTCGGCCCCGAGGAGGCGCAGGGCGAGACCCTCGTCTGGGAGCTCGGCAACGGCGGCGGCTACACCGCCGCCGACGGGAAGTACACCCTCGACAGCAAGGCCAACGTCGAGACGTTCCAGTGGCTGCGCGCCAACCTCGTCGAGCCCGGCCTGACCTACAGCAACCCGGCCGCCACCGACCGCAAGACGGCGTTCGCCGACTTCGCCGCGGGCAAGGTGGGCATGCTCAACGGCCACCCCTCACTGATCCAGATGTCCAAGGACGGCGACGTCGACTACGGCGTCGCGCCCATCCCCGGCAAGGACGGCGCTCTCGACTCCACGCTCGGCGTGGCCGACTGGGTGATGGCGTTCAAGGACCGCGGTCACCGGGAGGAGATCAAGAAGTTCCTCGACTTCGCGTACTCCAAGGAGAACACGCTGAAGTTCGACGAGATGTACAACCTGATGCCCGTCACCGAGGACACGCTGCAGGAGATGACCTCCAGCGGCAAGCACAAGGACCTCGAGCCGTTCTTCGAGCTGCTGCCGAAGGCGTCCTTCTACCCGCTGGGCGACACCAGTTGGGACGCCGTCTCCGCGGAGATCAAGAAGAGCGGCGGCACGGCCGTCGAGGAGGACCCGGCCGAGGTGCTCGGCGAGCTGCAGAAGAAGGCCGAACAGATCGCGGCCGGTCAGTAG